In the Leptospiraceae bacterium genome, one interval contains:
- a CDS encoding M23 family metallopeptidase, whose amino-acid sequence MVKKIFITIFVMMTFSVAAKTNQNSFFHPKTDSIHFVPLAVTSFKYETSSVGEKNRGAENLFDSNINSYWYSENTSLDEWVIVDFGSKRLVNGFEIEIPTYKNRRAIPSYKIQVLHRNNWRTIFENKKPEFRNVNFIGNLDASIFRVLFPKKESRTYIAGNLRFTLNRKNLTGVDERLTGYRLPIQFAVIPDDENRLPGAPRKYRNGTHKGLDFFYKNSSDGIVEVTKEDSIYAIQSGVIVRVDKNYQPMTKSEYDEITSYNQTHPVTYVDRDFGGRQIWIDHENGVMSSYNHLSSIHPSMKQGLRVKKGEEIGKAGNSGLLGDALKNSDRTHLHLEIWVDGEYVGKELSHNETRKFFQYFFTE is encoded by the coding sequence ATGGTTAAGAAAATTTTTATTACTATTTTTGTGATGATGACTTTTTCTGTTGCAGCAAAAACAAATCAAAATAGCTTTTTTCATCCGAAAACAGATTCTATCCATTTTGTGCCGTTAGCGGTAACTTCATTCAAATACGAAACTTCATCTGTTGGTGAGAAAAATCGAGGTGCTGAAAATTTATTTGATTCCAATATTAATTCTTACTGGTATTCTGAAAATACATCTCTTGATGAATGGGTAATTGTTGATTTTGGCTCTAAGAGACTTGTAAACGGATTTGAAATAGAAATCCCCACTTATAAGAATAGGCGTGCTATTCCTTCTTACAAGATTCAAGTTTTGCATCGCAATAATTGGCGAACGATTTTTGAGAATAAGAAACCGGAATTTAGAAACGTAAATTTTATTGGGAATCTTGACGCTTCCATATTTAGAGTTTTATTTCCAAAAAAAGAAAGTCGAACCTACATTGCTGGAAATTTAAGATTTACACTGAATCGAAAAAATCTAACAGGAGTAGATGAGAGATTGACAGGGTACAGATTGCCGATTCAGTTTGCTGTAATTCCAGATGATGAAAATAGATTACCCGGAGCTCCCAGAAAATATAGAAATGGAACTCACAAGGGTTTAGATTTTTTTTACAAAAACTCATCTGACGGTATTGTAGAAGTAACAAAGGAAGATTCGATTTATGCGATTCAATCTGGAGTAATTGTTCGTGTAGATAAAAATTATCAGCCTATGACAAAATCTGAATACGATGAAATAACTTCTTATAATCAGACTCATCCTGTAACTTATGTTGACAGAGATTTTGGTGGAAGGCAAATTTGGATTGATCATGAAAATGGAGTGATGTCGAGCTACAACCATCTTTCTTCAATTCACCCTTCTATGAAGCAAGGATTAAGAGTGAAAAAGGGAGAAGAGATTGGCAAGGCAGGAAATTCCGGCCTTCTCGGTGATGCACTGAAAAATTCAGACAGAACTCATCTACATTTAGAAATCTGGGTTGATGGAGAATATGTCGGAAAAGAATTGAGCCACAATGAAACAAGAAAATTCTTTCAGTATTTTTTCACAGAATAA
- a CDS encoding type II toxin-antitoxin system RelE/ParE family toxin: protein MAKIIWTSEAERWITEIYDYIALDNPVAAKKVVRGIYDRVQILSQFPEIGYRFEESSRNVRILLYGHYRIAYLVSESRDCSILGVFHGSLDIVRHIKI, encoded by the coding sequence ATGGCTAAAATAATTTGGACTTCTGAAGCTGAACGCTGGATAACTGAAATCTACGATTATATTGCATTGGATAATCCGGTAGCAGCGAAAAAAGTTGTTCGCGGTATTTACGATCGTGTTCAAATTCTTTCCCAATTTCCGGAAATTGGTTATCGCTTTGAAGAATCTTCCCGTAATGTTCGTATATTGCTGTATGGCCACTATAGAATTGCATATCTCGTATCAGAGTCGCGCGACTGCTCTATTTTAGGTGTGTTTCATGGATCTCTTGATATTGTAAGGCACATCAAAATCTGA
- a CDS encoding peptidoglycan DD-metalloendopeptidase family protein — MVISTTWNHPFWVETNSTGLKIQKWTEVKDLRVGDVVTLKNKSEHPIKNIRQYKVPPTKVYNIEVENDHTYFVTKSDVLVHNYDPDKKGENGIVKYASFAKDSLVSLADSVIGYFKGDEEKNQLSMKKGETIRIQGDDGIEHEMTLSKDGKTKSVKVFKDGEKISEFSAWNREGQGRDKQFAIMDGPEHPELQPKKNESGHYSPLSGKIQVNDSVHGGKGSDDFPDTPAHRKDKKPIHSSGHKGSDYQVREKGFNRDLYANESGKVDFAGGYNTIILKYDSGKEAKYMHTSGIATNVYPGSKIKAGQYIGRAGGTGGDKGYDSHLHQEIRDKKGKVYSTDQVRRIYGY; from the coding sequence ATGGTAATTTCAACAACGTGGAATCATCCGTTTTGGGTAGAAACAAATTCCACAGGGCTGAAAATTCAAAAATGGACTGAGGTGAAAGACCTCCGGGTTGGGGACGTCGTGACGCTGAAAAACAAATCTGAACACCCGATAAAAAACATCCGGCAATACAAAGTTCCACCGACGAAGGTTTACAACATCGAAGTCGAAAACGACCATACATATTTTGTGACTAAGAGCGACGTGTTGGTGCATAATTATGATCCGGATAAAAAAGGAGAAAATGGTATAGTGAAATATGCTTCTTTTGCGAAAGATAGCTTGGTTAGCTTAGCGGATAGTGTTATCGGATATTTCAAAGGAGATGAGGAAAAAAATCAATTGAGCATGAAGAAAGGAGAGACCATTAGAATTCAAGGAGATGATGGTATTGAGCATGAAATGACTCTTTCTAAAGATGGGAAAACAAAAAGCGTTAAAGTTTTTAAGGATGGAGAAAAGATTAGCGAATTCTCAGCGTGGAATCGAGAAGGTCAAGGTAGAGATAAGCAATTTGCAATAATGGATGGTCCGGAACATCCGGAATTGCAACCAAAAAAAAATGAAAGTGGCCATTATTCACCATTAAGCGGAAAAATTCAAGTTAATGACAGTGTTCATGGCGGAAAAGGATCGGATGATTTTCCGGATACACCTGCGCACAGAAAAGATAAAAAACCTATTCATTCTTCAGGGCATAAAGGATCTGATTATCAAGTTCGAGAAAAAGGATTCAACCGTGACTTATACGCTAATGAATCTGGAAAAGTTGATTTTGCAGGAGGGTATAATACTATCATTTTAAAATACGATTCTGGAAAAGAAGCAAAATATATGCACACTTCCGGAATTGCTACAAATGTTTATCCTGGCTCGAAAATAAAGGCAGGGCAATATATCGGAAGAGCTGGAGGGACTGGCGGGGATAAAGGATATGACTCACATTTACACCAAGAAATTCGAGATAAAAAAGGGAAAGTATATAGTACTGATCAAGTAAGGAGGATATATGGTTACTAA
- a CDS encoding N-acetylneuraminate synthase family protein has product MLKDYFKIGKQSHTIGGDLSPFLIAEIGLNHNGDLDIGKRTIAEAGKCGATAVKFQSYITEEFINKSNPDAKFLFDIFKQYELSEKMHREFQKTALDEGLEFFSTPLCETSVDFLVSLNVPILKIASGDIVNFQLLEKCASTKIPIFLSTGAAELSEIVKSLEYLQENEVSELCLMHCVSVYPAPIESLNLKTILLLQEIANCPVGFSDHSEGSIGATIAIAYNASVIEKHFTLDKSLPGPDHCISVSPEEFRVFSKNCKEAFLARGKKAKVLHEKEKESKFFGRRSLYIDKNKNPIALRPNLSVKDRAILDSKDYIKLQETKPSFLELKADSPIYFKDLHG; this is encoded by the coding sequence ATGTTAAAAGATTATTTTAAAATAGGGAAGCAATCTCATACTATTGGTGGAGACCTCAGTCCTTTTCTAATAGCTGAAATTGGATTGAATCATAATGGGGACTTAGACATAGGAAAAAGGACAATTGCAGAAGCGGGGAAATGTGGTGCTACTGCGGTGAAGTTTCAATCCTATATTACAGAAGAATTTATAAACAAATCCAATCCAGATGCAAAATTTCTATTCGATATTTTTAAACAATACGAACTATCTGAAAAAATGCACAGAGAATTTCAAAAGACTGCACTCGACGAAGGATTAGAATTTTTTTCTACACCATTATGTGAGACTTCTGTAGATTTTTTGGTATCTCTAAATGTTCCTATTTTAAAAATAGCGTCTGGGGATATTGTAAATTTTCAGCTATTGGAAAAATGTGCATCTACGAAAATTCCTATTTTTTTATCGACCGGTGCTGCCGAGCTTTCGGAAATAGTGAAATCTCTTGAGTATTTACAAGAAAATGAAGTTAGTGAGCTTTGCCTAATGCACTGTGTTTCTGTTTATCCTGCTCCGATAGAGTCTTTGAATTTAAAAACAATTCTTCTTCTTCAAGAGATAGCAAATTGTCCTGTAGGATTTTCGGACCATTCGGAAGGGAGTATTGGAGCTACGATAGCAATAGCGTATAACGCATCTGTAATAGAAAAACATTTCACATTAGATAAGAGTCTTCCCGGACCTGACCATTGTATCTCAGTGTCCCCTGAAGAGTTTCGTGTATTTTCTAAAAATTGTAAAGAAGCATTTTTAGCAAGAGGTAAAAAAGCAAAAGTGTTACACGAGAAAGAAAAAGAAAGTAAATTTTTTGGTAGAAGATCTTTATATATTGATAAAAATAAAAATCCGATTGCTTTACGCCCAAACCTGAGTGTAAAGGATAGAGCAATTCTTGATTCAAAAGATTATATAAAGCTTCAAGAAACCAAGCCTTCTTTTTTGGAATTAAAAGCAGATAGCCCGATATATTTTAAAGATTTGCATGGTTAA
- a CDS encoding type II toxin-antitoxin system RelE/ParE family toxin has translation MNFKVFTIPNFDKEFKRLAKKYHSLKKEYGNLISSLEKNPTQGTKLGNECYKIRFSISSKGKGKSGGARIITHVHVSENSVYLLSIYDKSEIPNISDLEISQLLQDI, from the coding sequence ATGAACTTTAAAGTTTTCACTATACCTAATTTTGATAAAGAATTCAAACGTTTAGCTAAAAAATACCACTCATTAAAAAAAGAATACGGAAATCTAATTTCTTCTCTGGAAAAAAATCCGACTCAAGGAACAAAATTAGGAAATGAATGCTACAAAATTCGATTTTCCATTTCTTCAAAAGGAAAAGGTAAATCGGGCGGCGCAAGAATCATCACCCATGTTCATGTCAGTGAAAATTCAGTTTATCTTCTTTCCATCTATGACAAATCTGAAATTCCAAATATTTCTGATTTGGAAATATCTCAACTTCTTCAAGATATTTAA
- a CDS encoding MaoC family dehydratase N-terminal domain-containing protein, with the protein MSESTISKDIVGKKMDKFEFVVERGKVKEFCIAIGEKDSVYWELDIAKSKGFSDTPVPPTFQTSIQFWGYPKIWEDMKSFGIDIGRILHLKEEYTYLKQMYPGKVWAQSEVVDVKTGKMDMVTFRTTYHNDKNEPLIAAEMAIVIRPK; encoded by the coding sequence ATGAGTGAAAGTACAATATCCAAAGACATTGTTGGGAAAAAAATGGATAAGTTTGAATTTGTAGTAGAGAGAGGAAAGGTAAAAGAATTCTGCATAGCAATCGGTGAAAAGGATTCAGTTTATTGGGAATTGGATATCGCAAAAAGCAAAGGATTTTCGGACACTCCTGTTCCACCAACTTTTCAAACTTCTATTCAGTTTTGGGGCTATCCTAAAATATGGGAAGATATGAAGTCCTTTGGAATTGACATTGGCAGAATTTTGCACTTGAAAGAAGAATATACATATTTAAAACAAATGTATCCCGGAAAAGTTTGGGCACAGTCTGAGGTTGTAGATGTAAAGACCGGAAAGATGGATATGGTGACATTTAGAACTACCTATCATAACGATAAGAACGAGCCTTTGATTGCTGCAGAAATGGCAATCGTAATCAGACCAAAGTGA
- a CDS encoding MaoC family dehydratase — MMKIEFDKVEVGQEIPQITMGPITHADLVRYAGASGDFNPIHNDKEFAISQGLDGTIAHGMLVMAYIGRLCTNWADQKQFKYFGVKFKAMTKPGQTLTCKGKIKRKKEDNGEKLVTVDVEAVDQIGEVKAGGELIISC; from the coding sequence ATCATGAAAATAGAATTTGATAAAGTAGAAGTAGGTCAAGAAATTCCACAAATCACTATGGGTCCGATTACCCATGCGGACTTGGTGCGTTATGCGGGAGCGAGTGGGGATTTTAACCCTATTCACAACGACAAAGAGTTTGCAATTTCACAAGGGTTAGATGGAACGATTGCTCACGGTATGCTTGTAATGGCGTATATTGGACGGCTTTGTACAAATTGGGCAGATCAAAAGCAATTTAAATACTTTGGAGTAAAGTTTAAAGCGATGACTAAGCCCGGTCAGACTCTCACTTGCAAAGGAAAAATCAAACGCAAGAAAGAAGACAATGGCGAAAAGTTAGTCACTGTGGATGTAGAAGCAGTTGATCAAATTGGAGAAGTAAAAGCAGGAGGGGAGCTAATAATTTCTTGTTGA
- a CDS encoding peptidoglycan DD-metalloendopeptidase family protein — MESSLDAMAQENRDFNSRMAMNAYLQKQKDLHSEFAGLSDEEIKAQIKKREEAGEDLDSGARGESRDSFASELLGSLSDIGNLATGAYRGGNQTGYIDEKGEYHQRTCFVAGTLVWTKTGFVEIEKIKVGDEVMSLNEKTGEISSHRVTETFIHDVKLLYRLTYENGTVVETTWNHPFYIRGRGWIEVKDLYEKDRSVTMSSVKNSQRKPNLVFASINSSNENISWAEEIKGTLGIAKIEQIHRADKVYNIEVENDHTYFVTKGEMLVHNYPLTGTNSMGLGETLVNLGKNIVKNIMGDNSEIDLKNGAKVPYKNSKITSKSGQRVDPVTKKVAQHGGLDYAIPKGTEVRVVEDGEVVRAEGSTKNDKQAVGTKAYGAFIEVKHSNGISTLYAHNSKLLVSPGQKIKAGDVIALSGNSGKSIGKNGGYHLHYEVRQDGKKQNPLTYGWYR, encoded by the coding sequence ATGGAGTCGAGCCTCGATGCGATGGCACAGGAAAACAGGGACTTCAATTCGAGAATGGCGATGAACGCTTACTTGCAGAAACAAAAGGATTTGCACTCTGAATTTGCAGGCTTGTCTGACGAAGAAATCAAAGCTCAAATCAAAAAACGTGAAGAAGCTGGTGAAGACTTAGACTCCGGCGCAAGAGGTGAATCAAGAGACAGTTTTGCGTCTGAATTATTGGGAAGCTTAAGCGACATCGGAAATCTTGCGACGGGAGCCTACCGTGGTGGCAACCAAACAGGATATATCGACGAGAAAGGCGAATATCATCAGAGGACTTGTTTTGTGGCGGGGACGTTAGTTTGGACGAAAACTGGTTTTGTTGAAATAGAGAAGATTAAAGTCGGCGATGAGGTGATGTCTCTGAATGAAAAGACTGGCGAAATTTCTTCGCACAGAGTCACAGAGACTTTTATTCATGATGTGAAGCTACTCTACCGCCTAACGTATGAAAATGGGACAGTTGTGGAGACTACATGGAATCACCCGTTTTACATTCGGGGACGTGGTTGGATTGAAGTAAAAGACTTGTATGAAAAGGACAGGTCGGTTACAATGTCCAGTGTGAAAAATTCACAAAGGAAGCCAAACCTTGTATTCGCATCGATTAATTCATCCAATGAAAATATATCGTGGGCAGAAGAAATCAAAGGCACGCTTGGAATCGCAAAGATTGAACAAATTCACAGAGCCGACAAGGTGTACAATATCGAAGTCGAAAACGACCATACTTATTTCGTGACAAAGGGAGAGATGTTGGTGCATAATTATCCACTTACTGGCACGAACAGCATGGGTCTTGGGGAAACCTTGGTGAATTTAGGAAAGAATATAGTAAAAAATATTATGGGCGACAATTCAGAAATCGATTTAAAGAATGGAGCTAAAGTGCCGTATAAGAATTCAAAAATAACATCTAAATCTGGACAAAGAGTTGATCCGGTTACTAAAAAAGTTGCTCAACACGGAGGGCTTGACTATGCAATTCCAAAAGGAACTGAAGTACGCGTAGTTGAAGATGGTGAGGTTGTGAGGGCCGAAGGTAGTACGAAAAATGATAAGCAAGCGGTAGGAACGAAAGCATATGGAGCTTTTATTGAAGTGAAGCATTCCAATGGTATTTCAACATTGTATGCGCATAATTCGAAATTACTAGTAAGCCCTGGTCAAAAAATAAAAGCCGGTGATGTTATTGCATTGAGTGGTAATTCAGGGAAATCAATAGGAAAAAATGGAGGTTACCATTTGCATTACGAAGTTAGGCAGGATGGTAAGAAGCAAAATCCATTAACATATGGATGGTACAGGTGA
- a CDS encoding peptidoglycan DD-metalloendopeptidase family protein has protein sequence MSTNAREETVYNFEVEGNHTYFVEEDGVLVHNQSASYGAGEIKLGNEGYSVTVGQLAKDLGKSIWNSVTGLFKGEKEVIKKQGENAIHPNGGLLPLENCNSDCISSSFRPSNRPNHDGLDIKTGGRSLPVLATKDGKVIHSGKSDTYGNWIVLEHPNNMYTVYAHNTKNIVKPGANVKTGQQIAISGSTGRSDGPHIHYEVIAGTSGKPWTEHFDKTRTRPSPDRRDPSRPW, from the coding sequence ATTTCGACTAACGCACGCGAGGAGACCGTTTACAATTTCGAGGTGGAAGGAAATCACACCTATTTTGTCGAGGAAGATGGGGTGCTGGTGCATAACCAGAGTGCATCGTATGGTGCAGGGGAAATTAAACTTGGGAATGAAGGCTATTCTGTAACTGTTGGGCAGTTAGCCAAAGATCTCGGAAAAAGTATCTGGAATTCGGTGACAGGCTTGTTTAAAGGTGAAAAGGAAGTGATTAAAAAACAAGGTGAAAATGCGATACACCCAAATGGGGGCTTACTACCTTTAGAAAATTGTAATAGTGATTGCATCAGTTCTAGTTTTAGACCATCTAATCGACCTAACCACGACGGATTAGATATTAAAACTGGAGGGAGATCGTTACCGGTTTTGGCTACCAAAGATGGAAAAGTTATCCATTCTGGTAAAAGCGATACTTACGGTAATTGGATAGTGTTGGAACATCCGAATAATATGTACACTGTTTATGCACATAATACAAAAAATATAGTAAAACCCGGAGCAAACGTAAAGACAGGGCAGCAGATCGCAATTTCAGGGTCAACAGGTCGATCCGACGGACCGCATATACACTATGAAGTTATTGCGGGAACTTCAGGAAAACCGTGGACCGAACACTTTGACAAAACAAGAACAAGACCCAGTCCGGACAGAAGAGACCCGAGTCGACCATGGTAA
- a CDS encoding SH3 domain-containing protein, producing MEGEEEGFWRLEVIKNGKKQETLWFSSGKIRATGLQIDKWQLTKIFYENGNLEEFSQRFFGKIWTQATNQTHEGLLTVGKTFSYYPNGKLKNISCSDLDIYEHEVDENNNCGIEYKFDESGKLIETIDHKRKCKMGCGRFRPFLGPGKYISATNSLRIREKPNKSAKIIGTLKKGEEVEITKDMGNVETIDDERAPWVEIRFQNGLKG from the coding sequence TTGGAAGGAGAAGAGGAAGGATTCTGGAGATTAGAAGTTATTAAAAATGGAAAAAAGCAGGAAACACTTTGGTTTAGCTCTGGCAAAATTAGAGCGACTGGTTTGCAGATTGATAAGTGGCAACTTACAAAAATTTTTTATGAAAATGGAAATTTAGAAGAATTTAGTCAAAGATTTTTTGGCAAAATTTGGACACAAGCTACAAACCAAACTCATGAAGGTTTATTAACTGTTGGAAAAACCTTTAGTTATTATCCAAACGGAAAGCTAAAAAACATATCCTGTAGTGATTTAGATATTTATGAGCATGAAGTTGACGAAAATAACAATTGCGGAATTGAATACAAATTTGATGAATCCGGAAAATTGATTGAAACAATTGATCACAAACGAAAATGCAAAATGGGATGTGGTCGATTTCGTCCATTTTTAGGTCCTGGAAAATATATTTCTGCCACAAATAGTTTACGTATCCGGGAAAAGCCAAATAAATCAGCAAAGATAATCGGAACTTTGAAAAAAGGTGAAGAAGTCGAAATTACAAAAGACATGGGCAATGTCGAGACCATTGATGATGAACGAGCACCATGGGTTGAAATTCGTTTCCAGAACGGATTGAAAGGATAA
- a CDS encoding DUF2283 domain-containing protein yields MTTKQLSEDLAVDYDAAGKIVGIEILDASENFDSRNLQSIVKNKILSKSTIPVSRKKRI; encoded by the coding sequence GTGACCACAAAACAGCTAAGTGAGGATTTGGCGGTTGATTATGATGCGGCAGGAAAAATCGTCGGAATAGAAATTTTAGATGCGTCTGAAAACTTTGATTCAAGGAATCTTCAATCAATTGTAAAAAATAAGATACTATCTAAATCTACTATACCTGTGTCTCGCAAAAAGAGGATTTGA
- a CDS encoding M23 family metallopeptidase: protein MNGNHVRVKDKIVAGIKVGEDRVEQTWRGDISSQKTWYGPASDFKVVNAGVMSPYGGVVDIQLSNGQKVRMGHFDKINVDVMNAYRKGESLPAGTYIGETGSKIGFTTGAHLHIKSLDQKFTRQQVLKWMQKK from the coding sequence TTGAACGGTAATCATGTTCGTGTTAAAGATAAAATAGTAGCAGGGATTAAAGTCGGAGAGGATAGAGTTGAGCAAACTTGGAGAGGAGACATTAGTTCACAAAAAACCTGGTATGGACCTGCTTCTGATTTTAAAGTAGTCAATGCCGGAGTAATGTCCCCCTATGGGGGGGTTGTCGATATTCAGTTATCAAACGGGCAAAAAGTTAGAATGGGTCATTTTGATAAAATTAATGTTGATGTAATGAATGCATACAGAAAAGGGGAATCGCTTCCAGCAGGAACTTATATTGGAGAAACAGGTAGCAAGATTGGATTTACTACCGGAGCTCATTTACATATAAAATCTTTAGATCAAAAATTTACAAGACAACAGGTGTTAAAATGGATGCAAAAGAAATAA